The DNA sequence TCGACAAGACGGTCGCCGGCGCAGGCCTTGAGGAGGGCGGAAAGGATATCGGCGGTCACCGCCTTTTTGCTCTTGCGGCCGCGCGGCCGGGCGCTGGCGCGCACCGCGAGTTTTATCGCGCTCTGCAGGCCCGGCGCGTTGAATTTTCCCCTAAGACCGCGCCATTTGGTCAAGGTGGACCAGCTCGACAGCCGCCGGCGCACGGTGGCCGGCGCATGCGGGCCGTCGATGCGCAGCAGTCCTTGGGATTTCAGCGCCGCCATCACCTCCCCGGGCATTCCATGCGAAAGATCGGTTTCACGCTTGGCAGAATCCCACAAATGCTGGGCGACAAATTTGATCAGCAGCGCTTCAGGCGCTGGCCAGGGTAGGGGATGTCCGGTGGCGGCAAGCGACCATGCCTCGAGATAGCCGAGATCCGAGGCGAGGGCGCGCAGTGAATTCTCGCCGATGCCTTGTTTCGCCAAGTGCCGCAGCGTCTCGACGTCGTCGTCGGTCAAAAGCGTGGCCAAAAAATCGCGGCGGTCGAAGGGCAGCACGGACTCCAGTGCATCGAGCGGTTCGGCGCGGCGGCCCACGCCGGTGTCGTTCCGGGGGAGACCCAGTGTTGCGGCATGCTCCGGCGGTTGTTGCGTCGCCATCGACGGCTCAGACTTCATCATAGCAAAGAGCCCACTTATCGCCGACGTACCAGCAGCGTTCGACCGGCGGCGCGGTCTTCCAAAGCAGGCTTTTGACGAACTCGATGCCGCCGCGCTTGAATGCCGCCGTCAAACGCTGGAGCTCATCCGGCGTGGTTGCGAGCTGCCCGTCGGCGCAGACGAAATAGGCCGGTCCAATCGATGTCGCAGCAAAGCCATTCTGAGCGTTTTCGATCCGCAGGGCGGTGCCATGGCGTGCGTGGCGGCCGCCGGTCACCGGCCGCTCTGGGCGTGGAACGCCGAGCGGCAACACCAGTCGCCCGCCGGGCCGAAGCTTGTCGATCCAAGCCTCGGCCGGGCGCGGAACCGAAAAGTTGACGTAAATCCCATCCGCCGCCTGCCGCGGCCATGCCGCGCCGTCGCCGGTGATCACCGTGACATTGGCTCGATCGGCAAGGGCCGCTTCGGCGCGCCGCGCGAGATGACCGTCCCACTCGATTGCCAGCACATGTCCGGCGGGCCCGACCAACTCGGCGAGAATTGCCGTATAGTAGCCGGTGCCGGCGCCGACATGGACGATGTGCTCGCCGGGCCTGGCGTCGAGCGCGACAAGGAGCCGGGCGTGCAGCGACGGGCTGCCATTGTTGACGCCTCTGTCCGGGGCCAGCGCGAAGAGCGTGTCCTGGTAGGCGAGGACGGGGTCTGCGCAGGGCAGGGGCCTGTAGCCGCCGCGCAGGTCGGATACCAGCCACGGCGGGTCGCCGAGGAAGGTTTCGCGCGCAACGGCGGCGAACGCGGCCTCGACGCGTGGGTCCATGGTTGCGGCGGCGCCCGCTATCTGGCGGGCATAGGCGCGACGGACGATGGCGAGTTCCTCAGGCGTGAACGGTTGATTGGGCATCGAGGCGTGTATTCCAAGCGGATTCCACAGCCGTTGCGGCGGTGCTTTGCGCCGACTCTAGCGGTTTTGCGCCGTGAAATCCATCACTATCGATAAGAGGTACTTATCGTTAGTGTATTCTGTCCTCAAAGAAATCACCTGTGGCGGAAGCCAGTGGCGAGATAGCTTCGGTAGCGCGAATCGGCTACAAACGAATCAATGGCTTACGATTTTTCCGACCTGCCCCTCGACACCCTGCTGGGGCCGCTGGCCCGCGCCGACGACCTTCTCGCCCGCCTCGACGAGCGCTTGGCAAAAAGCCCGGTCCGCGAGGGTTGTGTCGAGCGCCAAAACTTTGCCGACGCGGCGGCCGCGCTGTGGCTCGACGGCGAGCTCGTCCACGCCGAAGACCTAGTCCTGCACGACGCCCATATGGACGTCCGCACCCCGACCCACGAGCTGACCCGCGCGCACGCGGTGCTGCGCGCCCGCCGCCGCATTTTTGCGCAAAAGCCCGACTGGGCACTTTCTCGCGTCGGCCTTTCGACCCTGCGCGGCCGCGAAGGGCAGGACGGCAACGCGGCGCGCGCGGCAAGTGCCGCCAGGCCCGATGCCGCGGCGCCGAACGAAGACGCCGACCCTGCTGAGGAGGCCGACCAGGACGATGCTCTTGCCGATGAACTGGCCGAGATCGACGCCGTGCTGGCCCGCTCCAGCCGACTGCTTGCCGGCGAAGATTTGTCGCCGCGCGCCGCGGACAGCCCGGAGGTCGACACGGCAGGGCAGGGGGCAAACGCGCGGCAGGCCTTGCCGGACAGCCTCGGGCCGCTGATCCGCGACCTCGACTGGGACGAGGACCAGCGGCTGGCCGACTGGCTCGCGGTCGTCGGCCGGCTGCGCAGCGAGGGCATGCCGGCGGTGCTGCAAGCGGCGATCGCCTGGGACGCCTGGCAGGACATCGAACCGCTGCAGCACCAGCATTGGCTCGGCAATCTGCTCGTCGCCGCGCTGTTGCGGGAGACCGGCAAGGTCGGCTCGCATCTCTTTTGCCTGAACGCCGGGCTGCGCATCGTTTCGCGGGAGCGGCGCAAAAGCCCAATTCGAACCACCCGGCTGATGGCCGTCCTCGACGCCCTTGCCGAAGCGGCCTCAGCTGGACTGAAGGAACTCGACCGGCTGGTGATGGCCAAAAGCCAGATGGAACGCCGGCTGAGGAACCGGCGAAAAAACTCGAGCCTGCCGGCGCTGATCGACCTGGTGCTGGCGCGGCCGGCGGTGTCGGCAGGGCTGATCGCGGCCGAGCTCAAAATCACACAGCGCGCCGCGCTCGGCCTGATCGCCGAGCTCCACATCCGGGAGGTGACGGGCAGGGGGCGCTACAGGGCGTGGGGGATCATCTAGATCGTTGCATCTGCGGCCGGACCCGAACCAGACCTATTTCTTCGATGCCGGGGGGAGGCGGTCCACGTATGGAATGACAGTACCTGCCGCGTTCCGGCTCGAAGCGTTCATCATTGGGCTGGGACTTCTGTCGCGCGGATCGAAACAGGCTATGCAAAAGGGCCGCGACCGATGGGTTCATGTATGAGGACCGCGCCGTACCGTAGAAGCAAAACCGGCGCAACTGCTCGACGCACCAGCCGTAGCCGCGGTGGCCGCATTGCTTTCCGCCCGGCAAGAGGCGACTCGATGTGCCGCATGCGGGAGGCTCGCGCCCGTTACGGGGGGCCAAAGTCTGCTTTTCGTCGCGGTGAATCATGCTAACAATGCGACATCGACAGTGGGTCCATCCCGGAGGTTCCGAGCATGCGCACAATCAGGTCACGATGGACCGTCGTTCTGGCGATGGCGTTCTGCGCCTTGCCGGCCGCCGCGCAGACGGGTTCCGACGATGCGGCGGCGGCCGCGTTGGTCGGCGACCAGATTCGCGAACAGGGGTTTGCCTGCGCGGAGCCCGCCAACGCCATGCGCGACCCCTCGGTTGACGAGGATGCCGTCTGGATGCTGACCTGCGCCGATGCAAAATACCGCGTCAGGCTGGTGCCGGATCAGGCCGCTGTGGTCGAGAAGCTCGACTGAGACACAATGTGATCGCTGTGGCACTGCTTTGCGCAGAGCGTCGCGCGATTTCTCTCGCGGATGCGATCGCTCTGCCCGAGCAAGGTCAGAAGCGGGAGCGATGCGGCCCGTAACAGTGGGTTGGGAAACTGATCGGCCGTCCTACTGGTTCCCTGCCAGTGCTCGTCGACGTCAAAACCGCCGCAAGAAATGGGATGCATCCAGAACGGCACCTGCTGAGTGAGTTCGACGGTTTATCGTTTGACCGGATGTGCCCACACTGCTACCCACAACGCTGACGGTTCCGCGTTCGTAGCGGATGAAAAGGGAACACGGTGAGGACGACCCGAAGAAGGGCCGAATCCGTGGCTGTCCCCGCAACTGTAAGCGGCGAGTTTTCGTCAGATGCCACTGGGGTAAGTTCCCTGGGAAGGCGACGAAAAACCGGGACCCGCGAGCCAGGAAACCTGCCGTCAGCCGTGGTCACGCGCGAAACCGTAGGGCGGGGTGTCCTTTTGGTGTGACGAGCTGCATGCCTATGCATGGAGTTCGTTCGGTTCGCGGTGACGGAAGCCACAACACAGGTCTTGCGATGCCGCGTTCTCTCCTTTCTGTTTTCAAAACAATTGTCGTGTCAGCTCTTGCCGCGCTTCTTTCCCAATCGGCATTTGCCGAAACCGCTAAAATAACCGATGTCAGCGGTCGAACCTTCGAAATGGAAGTTCCGGCCAAGCGCGTCGTTCTCGGTCTCTATTTCGAGGACTATTGGGCGATCGGCGGCGATGCCGCGATGGACAAGCTTGTCGGCATTTCCAAAGCCGCCTGGAGCGACTGGCGTCCGGCCAACTGGCAGGCCTATCTGAAAGTTCGGCCTTCCCTTGACCAGATTCCGGACGTTGGCGAAGTCGAGGTCAGCACCTTCTCGGTGGAGAAGCTGATCGCCCTGAAACCTGACGTCGCCATCCTTGCCGAATGGCAGGTCAACGGCATCGGCGGCGACTTCCAGCGCATCGTCGATGCAGGGATTCCCGTGGTGGTGGTGGACTACCATGCTCAAACCGAAGAACGCCATGTCGCCAGCACGAGGCTGATCGGCAAGGTTATCGGAGCGGAGGACCGCGCCGAGAAAATTGCCCAGGAATACGAAACCTCGATCAAGGAAGTTCGCGACCGGATTGAAAAGGCCGGACAGCCGCGCCCGTCCGTCTATATCGAACTCGGTAGCAAGGGTCCCGAAGAACAGGGGCCAAGCTATGGCGACTACATGTGGGGCAAGATCGCGGAAGTCGCCGGTGGCGACAACATCACGAAGGACGTTGTACGGACTTGGGGGCCGGTCGCTCCCGAACAGGTCCTGGCGTCCAGGCCAGAGGTCGTCATGATGGCAGGTTCGGAATGGCGCAAGCATCCGACTGGCCAGTTGATGGGCGAAGGAGTCACCGCGGCGGAGGCGCTCGAACGGCTGAAGGACTTCACGCAGCGTCCCGGCTGGAGCTCGCTTCCTGCGATTGAAAACGGAAGACTTCACGCCGTCTATCAGGGCGCATCCCGGACGATCATGGACTACACCTCGGTGCAGTATTTCGCCAAGGCGCTCTACCCGGACCTGTTCAAGGACATTGATCCGCAGTCGAATTATCTCGCCTTCTACGAACGCTATCTGCCGATCCGGCCGAGCGGCACCTTCATGACCGGCTTGAAGTAGGCCCTCATGAGCGAAGCCATAAACGCTGCCCTGTCGCGGCATCGGGCGGCGGAGCGCAGGAAGGTGACGCTTGTCGCTGGCCTGCTTGTCCTTGCCTGCGTCTCCCTCGTCTTCGATATCGCGACTGGGCCGGCTCTGCTTCCGGTCCCCGACGTCGTCGCCGCGCTGATAAGTCCGGCAACGACTGACCCAACGACGCAGATCATCGTCTGGACGCTGCGCCTGCCGATGGCATTGATGGCGATTGTCGTTGGCGTCGCGCTCGGCTCGAGCGGCGCGACGATGCAGACGTTGCTCGACAACCCGTTGGCCAGTCCCTACACGCTGGGGCTGGCTTCCGCGGCAGGCTTCGGAGCTTCGCTGGCAATTCTCAACGGCGGATGGGGTCTCAATCCGCTCTTCATAGCCCCGGCCTGCGCCTTCATCGTCGCGTGCTTGGCATCTGCCCTAATATACGTTGTCGGCAACATGCGCGGCATGATGGGCGACACGATGATTCTGGCCGGGATCGCCCTGATGTTCCTGTTCCACTCCCTGCAGTCGCTTCTGCAGTTTCACGCCACGCCCGAGGTCGGGCAGCAGATCGTCTTTTGGATGTTCGGGACGCTCGCCAAAGCGACTTGGACAAACCTTCTCATGACGGCGGCCGCGGTTGCAGTTTCCATGCCCCTGTTGATGCTCAATGCCTGGAAGCTTACCGCTCTCCGCCTCGGCGAGCAGCGCGCACGCGCGGTGGGGGTTTCCGTCTCGAGCCTGCGTTTGACAACTATCGCGCTGGTCTCATTGATGACCGCCACGGCTATAAGCTTCGTCGGCACGATCGGCTTCATAGGATTGGTCGCTCCGCACATCGCCCGGATGTTGGTCGGTGAAGACCAGCGTTACCTTCTCGTGGCAGCCGGGTGTGTGGGTGCGGTCATGCTCTCACTGTCCTCGGTTCTCTCGAAGATCATCATGCCAGGCGTATTGCTGCCGGTCGGCATCGTCACCGCCGTCATTGGCGTGCCGTTCTTTCTTCATCTCATCCTTCGACGTTCGAGGGAATACTGAGATGCTGTCGGTCACTGACCTCGATCTGGCGCACGGCAATGTTCCCGTCGTCGACGATCTCAACATCAACTTCATGGCAGGCCAAGTGACTGGCATCGTCGGTCCGAACGGCGCGGGAAAGTCGACCTTTCTGCGCACCCTGTTCGGAGACCATGCCGCCAGGAGAGGAAGCCTTCGCCTTGGCGAAGAACAATACAGCCCCGCCCATCGCCGAAAGTGGCAGGCCCGTATTGGCTTCATGCCGCAGGACAATGGTTCGCATGGCGGACTGACCGCGCTGGAAGTGGTGCTTCTCGGATCTATAGAGCACCTTTCCCTTCGCCTGAACGATGTCGCTCTGCGCCGTGCCGCGTCCGTGCTTGATCGGCTCGGGATGATCGACCTTTCCCAGCGCCGCGTCGAGACTCTCAGCGGCGGGCAACGGCAGCTTGTGTATTTCGCGCAGGCCTTGATGCGGGAACCTGCAGTGCTGCTTCTGGACGAACCTGTCAGCGCGCTCGACATGCGTCACCAGATGCTGCTGATGAAACAGGTCCGGGAAATCACCCGCCAACGCAGGATTATAACCATCGTCGTTCTGCACGACCTCAATCTTGCTGCGAGCTTCGCCGACAGGCTGATCATGATCCACGACGGCAAGGCCGAGGTCGATGGAATTCCCCGCGATGTTCTGTCCAGCCAGCTTCTGGAAAGGGTCTACGGGGTGCAAACGAGACTTCATTATGACCCGGACGGCCGCCCGTGGGTTCATGTCCACGACGCGAACGAGGTCCACCGTGCAGTCTGACACATCCGTCTTTGATGACGTCACCGAATATTGGAACCGTCGCGCCCCGCTGTTCGATGGAGCGGCGTCTCATGTCCGCCACAAAGCCGAATGGCTCATAGTTCTGCGAGCGGCATTTGCAACCGCTGACGCGAAGGATGTTCTCGACTTGGGTTCGGGCACTGGCGCGTGTGCGCTGGCCGCCGCCGAACTCGGGCACCGGGTAACCGCCATCGACGGAGCAGCCAAGATGCTGGCGCATGCCCGGCGGAATGCGCTTTTGCGAGGGCTGGATATCAACTTCATCGTCTCGTCGATCGACGACTTCGCAGCAACGCCCGGCAGCGCCGATATAGTCACCATCCGCAACGTTCTGTGGACGCTTAAGGACCCGCTCGCGGCATTGAAAAAGGCGCGAATGCTGCTTCGCCCGGATGGAAGGATTGTGGTGTCGGACGGCCTGTGGTCCGTCGATCCAGGGAATCAATCGACCTATACGACCGATCTCGCTGCCCGACTGCCATTTCACGCCGGGCTTACACAGCCTGACGCCGAAAAGCTCCTGAACGATGCCAGCTTCGGTGACGTTCACTCCTGGCATCATCTGTTAAATGCATTGCCATACCCTGGCGGGGCGCCGTTCTTTGTCCTCTCGGCTGTGACACCAGTGACCAGGTAATGCGCGTGTCGAACTGGGTTGTGGCAATGTCGGCAGGCACTGAATTCAAATGCGGCCATTGGATAACGATCCCGGGATGAGGGACGCAGATGCGATACAAATTCAACTCAGACGGATGCGACTGTCAGTCGATTGGCCGCAATTGAAACCTGTTCGTTTCTCGCCGCTGTCATGCTAGGAGCATCGCCGGAGGCCGAATGCTCGACTTAGCGGCACACAGGAAAGACAAGACGGTCGCGTTCATCGCGACACTTGTCCTGTTGCTGCAGACGTTCTTCGTGTCCTGGTCCCTCGCGGCTGCTCCGCACGACGGGATTTTGGATGCCTTCGGCAACCCGCTCTGCGTCACCAGTTCCGACCCAACTCCATCGGACGGCCCCCTTGAGGGACCGACATGCTGCACGCTCGGTTGCAACATGTCGTCGACGGTCTTCCACACGCCAGCCCCCGATGCCGTGCCAGTCAGGCAGGATGTTGAAGCGAACGTTCAAGTTGGCATTGAGCATGCCCTTCTTCGTGCCAGTCCCGATCATAATCCGGGCAGCCCTCGCGCTCCCCCTCTGACGGCCTGATCGCCGGGGCGTTCGCGGTAACCCAACCTGTCAGGTGTCGCCCGCGTC is a window from the Mesorhizobium sp. WSM2240 genome containing:
- a CDS encoding rRNA adenine N-6-methyltransferase family protein, with translation MPNQPFTPEELAIVRRAYARQIAGAAATMDPRVEAAFAAVARETFLGDPPWLVSDLRGGYRPLPCADPVLAYQDTLFALAPDRGVNNGSPSLHARLLVALDARPGEHIVHVGAGTGYYTAILAELVGPAGHVLAIEWDGHLARRAEAALADRANVTVITGDGAAWPRQAADGIYVNFSVPRPAEAWIDKLRPGGRLVLPLGVPRPERPVTGGRHARHGTALRIENAQNGFAATSIGPAYFVCADGQLATTPDELQRLTAAFKRGGIEFVKSLLWKTAPPVERCWYVGDKWALCYDEV
- a CDS encoding RHE_PE00001 family protein; its protein translation is MAYDFSDLPLDTLLGPLARADDLLARLDERLAKSPVREGCVERQNFADAAAALWLDGELVHAEDLVLHDAHMDVRTPTHELTRAHAVLRARRRIFAQKPDWALSRVGLSTLRGREGQDGNAARAASAARPDAAAPNEDADPAEEADQDDALADELAEIDAVLARSSRLLAGEDLSPRAADSPEVDTAGQGANARQALPDSLGPLIRDLDWDEDQRLADWLAVVGRLRSEGMPAVLQAAIAWDAWQDIEPLQHQHWLGNLLVAALLRETGKVGSHLFCLNAGLRIVSRERRKSPIRTTRLMAVLDALAEAASAGLKELDRLVMAKSQMERRLRNRRKNSSLPALIDLVLARPAVSAGLIAAELKITQRAALGLIAELHIREVTGRGRYRAWGII
- a CDS encoding site-specific integrase gives rise to the protein MATQQPPEHAATLGLPRNDTGVGRRAEPLDALESVLPFDRRDFLATLLTDDDVETLRHLAKQGIGENSLRALASDLGYLEAWSLAATGHPLPWPAPEALLIKFVAQHLWDSAKRETDLSHGMPGEVMAALKSQGLLRIDGPHAPATVRRRLSSWSTLTKWRGLRGKFNAPGLQSAIKLAVRASARPRGRKSKKAVTADILSALLKACAGDRLVDVRDRALLLMAFASGGRRRSEVSSLRLEQLTEEEPVPVDPKDPDGPKLPCLKIRLGRTKTTQADTDAYVVLVGRPVLALKDWLMRSGISEGAVFRGIDRWGNLEKRALTPQAVNLILKRRVAEAGLDPNAFSAHGLRSGYLTETARRGIPLPEAMQQSQHRSVQQASNYYNDAERTLGRAARLIV
- a CDS encoding class I SAM-dependent methyltransferase, which produces MSTTRTRSTVQSDTSVFDDVTEYWNRRAPLFDGAASHVRHKAEWLIVLRAAFATADAKDVLDLGSGTGACALAAAELGHRVTAIDGAAKMLAHARRNALLRGLDINFIVSSIDDFAATPGSADIVTIRNVLWTLKDPLAALKKARMLLRPDGRIVVSDGLWSVDPGNQSTYTTDLAARLPFHAGLTQPDAEKLLNDASFGDVHSWHHLLNALPYPGGAPFFVLSAVTPVTR
- a CDS encoding iron ABC transporter permease; translated protein: MSEAINAALSRHRAAERRKVTLVAGLLVLACVSLVFDIATGPALLPVPDVVAALISPATTDPTTQIIVWTLRLPMALMAIVVGVALGSSGATMQTLLDNPLASPYTLGLASAAGFGASLAILNGGWGLNPLFIAPACAFIVACLASALIYVVGNMRGMMGDTMILAGIALMFLFHSLQSLLQFHATPEVGQQIVFWMFGTLAKATWTNLLMTAAAVAVSMPLLMLNAWKLTALRLGEQRARAVGVSVSSLRLTTIALVSLMTATAISFVGTIGFIGLVAPHIARMLVGEDQRYLLVAAGCVGAVMLSLSSVLSKIIMPGVLLPVGIVTAVIGVPFFLHLILRRSREY
- a CDS encoding ABC transporter substrate-binding protein codes for the protein MEVPAKRVVLGLYFEDYWAIGGDAAMDKLVGISKAAWSDWRPANWQAYLKVRPSLDQIPDVGEVEVSTFSVEKLIALKPDVAILAEWQVNGIGGDFQRIVDAGIPVVVVDYHAQTEERHVASTRLIGKVIGAEDRAEKIAQEYETSIKEVRDRIEKAGQPRPSVYIELGSKGPEEQGPSYGDYMWGKIAEVAGGDNITKDVVRTWGPVAPEQVLASRPEVVMMAGSEWRKHPTGQLMGEGVTAAEALERLKDFTQRPGWSSLPAIENGRLHAVYQGASRTIMDYTSVQYFAKALYPDLFKDIDPQSNYLAFYERYLPIRPSGTFMTGLK
- a CDS encoding ABC transporter ATP-binding protein; protein product: MLSVTDLDLAHGNVPVVDDLNINFMAGQVTGIVGPNGAGKSTFLRTLFGDHAARRGSLRLGEEQYSPAHRRKWQARIGFMPQDNGSHGGLTALEVVLLGSIEHLSLRLNDVALRRAASVLDRLGMIDLSQRRVETLSGGQRQLVYFAQALMREPAVLLLDEPVSALDMRHQMLLMKQVREITRQRRIITIVVLHDLNLAASFADRLIMIHDGKAEVDGIPRDVLSSQLLERVYGVQTRLHYDPDGRPWVHVHDANEVHRAV